The genomic stretch ACAGGATAAAGATAAAAGTATCAATCAATGTTTTgtttgactaaagaaaagataatttaaGAAGATAATCACTTTAAAGTGATAGCACTCCAAATAGAAGGTTAAGGATAATAATTATGATTAACACTAAGTATCTGACAGCTTGCAAAGTACTGAACCCATATGCTATCTTAGGTAATCTAAACTGTATCTAAGGGGTCTGTACAGCTACAGAAGCCAAGGCTCAGTAGTTTCACTAAGTGCCTTTTAAATCAGATACGGCAGGTGTCACAGATGGATCTGGAACCAGCACCCTTCCTACCCAAATCCTACTCTTTCTTGACTCTCTGCTGCCACGCACAGCTACTCCTGTGGTATAAGGAACACTTTCACCTTCTACCTGGAGCTAAGACATTATTCTTACCAGTTGTTGCAATGCAGTCAAATCCCACAAAGGCATAAAAGCAAGTGGCAGCACCAGCTAAGGTTCCTGCAAAGCCGTAAGGCATAAAGCCACCAGCCCCGTAGATGCTTGTTCCGTTTTCAGCAGGTGGCTCTCTAAGGAAGAGAGCAAACACATTGTTAAGTAATTTTCAGAGAAACTTACACTTTTGGTGATTTGTCTCAAACAACATCCTTTGAAAGTTGTTGTATTCATCAGCTCTTTGAAGCTgacatataaaaaactaaaactaacatCTTATATTGTCATCCTGTTCTTGACGATGACCCTCTGTGTCACTAACATCCAAGCAGAGGCTGATCAATAGCAAATGCATATACGATCCAGACCTACTCTGGCTAGAACCCACAAGTAGGCAGGATTTTTAGAGTACAGACCCTAGCATGGGCCAAGTTCTGTGACAAAGACAAGAAACTTCCTTCCTATTTTTCCAATATGAATACATTCTTCAACTCATGAAGCAGAGAGGAACCAGATTACAAGTAAAACAGAATTCCCTAGGCTTGCTCAATAATATGGaagctaaaattttattatatgttaaAATCTGTATAAAATCAGAGGACACTAATTTCTACCTCATCAGAATGACCATGGAcaatatatataaagagaaacaTTTATATGTATCTTACTCTATATAATAGATGTTTTTGTAATCTTATTTCTGCTTATACACCTAATATCATTCTCCAAAAAACAAGAcctgaaaattattaaaagtctgaaaaaatgtaaagaaaccGAATGTGGTCCCAAAGGATGTATGACTCAAAAACACTCATTGTTTTTTAGGGGTGGTGAACAGCTGGGGGGAAAAAGTCAAGTTCTTCCAGTGGTTAGGGTTTGCCCTGGCCCTTCCCCAGAACCAGCAGCTATACAGCTTCTCACAGTGGAGCACACCTACACCTTTATGTCTGGGAGGGAGAACCTTGGCATAGAACAGAGCCCAGAAAGGTCTCAGAAGCAAAACGTTTGAGAGCCACTGCACTAAAGGAAACTTTCATGTACACGCCATTACAatgtaacattaaaataaaaattaaaagagggatTAAAAAAGACCCTAAATATTTTACCTGGCATTTGCTGATATATTTTTGAGAAACTCTTCACTAATCTTCCAGTTAGCCACATTTCCCTTCACAAAGCCAGCAACCATGACAAAGAGAAGGACCAGGATATTAATAGCTGTGAAGAATTTATTTACCCAAGCAGACTCCTTTACTCCAAAAGATAAAAGACCtatggaaaaagaaagagcatTGTCATTTTACCTACAAGAAAGGCAATGACATTTTGAAGCAAATATAGACTCAGGGATGTTATTGTTACCAGCCTTCTTGTATTTAACtcccatttattcatttccaTGGCTAGTTCACTTATTAGTTGACTCATTGTGAAGCCACATCTTCTGAACACAACCAGTTTGATTTCTGGAGGAAAAAGTGCTCAGCCAGGAGATTCCATACTAAGAAATATAAGTCTAGTAACTCTGGCCATTGTTACCAATGGTGGGCAGATGTAAAGTAACACTTCACTGTAATGGAATGCTATTCTAAAAAGCTATTTTAAGCTATTTAtttcatggtactggggattgaaccttttaaaattaaaaactcaatcatACATCtgccatgtatttattttacacatAGTTGGAATATAATTCTTCAATTGTCATGCCAAAAAAGtttcttgttaaatttattttaatcaatagCTTTATAGAAACTACTGATTTGTTGtatagtaaaatataaacatattctaTACAAGTAATCTTATCAGAAGAACTATGAAGAGAATAAAAGTCAACCATGATGTCTCCTACATAATTTTGCACATACAAACACAGAGACATATTTCCACATCAACAAATACATAACCTCATTTTTAACAGCTGTGTAACCAATTATACGGAGATGCCATACTTTAATCTCTTATTTATAGACAATTAGATCACTCTTAAGTTTTTTTTACGTTTATAAAGAGCAGTGATATCATCCTCTTATAAATATCTCTGtatactttctaattatttctttacaacaattttcttttttaaattttttttatacatgaacacaatgtctttgttttgtttatttatttttatgtggtgctgaggattgaacccagtgcctcacacatttgaggcaagcactctgccactgagctacagcctcagcccacaataattttctttcttttttaaaaaaaattttttgataatggGAATTTAATTCAGGGACATTTtatcactaagctgcatccccagccttttttttttaatttattttttagttgtagttggacacaatacctttattttacttatttatttttatgtggtgttgaggatcgaacccagggcctcacctgtgctaggcaagcactctaccactgaaccacagccccccagccctttgtattttgagcTATTTACAATAATTTTCTATAAGTTAATACTGTATCAAAGGTTATGCAATTTTCCGAGGCTTTTTAATCATATTGTGAAAATATTCTACAGAAACTTTGGCCCAATTGAAATTGCCCAGTTTTGCTATCAGTGTATTCTGTTCATAttgatttatgatttatttatatattaatgctATAAGCTCTCTGTATAGTATGTACTTTCCCTATTtatcatttgctttctttctgtttttatttaatattttattttatttctctgtggtactggggacagaacccagggccttgtgcacatgaggcaggtgctctaacacTTAACTATACCCAGTTCTGTCATTTGCTTTTAACCTTCCTATTGattatatatatagaaaagttATTCAAATAAcctataaattttccttttttatttactatCTTTAATGATTTTTTCCTAATATCAACCTATAAATGTTCATATGTTTCCTTCTAGTTATTaatgattattatatttatcatatttgaATCTTTAATCTATCTAGCATAAGATATGAATTATGGACCTAACaaagtttacatatttattattggAGAAATGACTGCTATGGAAATACTATGCCACAGATTTACTTGCTTCTTCTCTATACCCACAACACCCTGCATCCCATAAGCAAGATTTTCCAAGCAGAGGTGAGAAGTTGAATCTCATTCTTCTAATTCCCAGAATCTCataataataactctgaatgatACAAAGGACAGCCATAGGGTCAGCACAAGTACTGACTCTGTAATTGTCTAGCTGGGTTACAAATGGTTGCTATACATCCCAGAGAATAACAAAGGAACTATCACATTTTATATCAGTTTCCCAATGTTACATGTGCACTCTTTACTCTGAGGTATCATCTCCCACCAATAGATTAGAGACCAATAAATATCTCATCTGAATATGGCATGTACTTCCCTCCGATTGATAAGGCAGGGGGTattaccaaaggaataaatatttataagaggGGTTTCTGACCTTCAAAGACTGTAAGGACAGTGTTATAATGTAAGTTTAGACTATCTTTAAAGGAAAGCTATGATggtgaatgaacaaagaaaaatgatgtaGGCTCAGGCCAAGCCTTAGTCTTGCCATGGAATTTAAATGGGTCACAGCTACATGCTGCTCAATGCTGACAGATTAATGctgaatattttaagtttaatgaaatcatctctaaataaaaaatgatataacTTATTTAATGTAAGCTAGACTGTTTAGCTACCAAACCAAACTAAATTCCATCATCTGATGAAAGacaatgaatgtatttttttttttgccattagaagcaaaatagaaaacattttagacCGATAAATTTTGTTCATGTTTCTATCcctatataatacattttattaaggactaactttttaaatgttaaagataTTTCTTAAATCAGATAATTTTACAGGTAAACATTTCATAATGAGCCAAGATATTTTTGTCACATCCTTctaatctgggggaaaaaaatagaggtaAGGCTGGACAGGCAAGAGCAGGTAGATTACTCACAGTAAATCAACTAGGAAgtaggaacaaataaaaaaaaatttatttttagtgcaATCCTTGATGGACTTAATTAGGACTTCAGGGCTGGCAGTATGGCTCAGTAATAGTGTTTGCCTAGAATGCCCaatggctcagggatagagtatttgcctagcatgcccaaagcccagggtttaatccctagcaacacacacacacacacacacaagcaaaacCAGGGCTGCAGATAGCACtatcaatcaaaataaaaaacgttccaataattaaaacaagtaaaaggGCATAGCAggaagcaaaataagccaatcccaaagaatcaaaggcccaatgttttttctgatatgaggatgctaattcacaatagtgGGCAGGGAGAAGAATAGAGGTATTCTGGACTAGACACAAGGAagtgaaggaagggaaaggggtctgggggtaggaatgatataatgaattggacattattattctatgtgcctatatgattacatgacctaagtaactctacatcatgtacaaccagatgaatgagaagttatacttcatttatgtatgacatatcaaaatgtattctactgttatatatgactaattagaacaaataaaaaatatattaaagaaacaacgaaaaaaatggggctgggactgtagctcagtggcagaattgcttgcccagcatgtgtgaggcactgagttagatcctcagcaccacataaaaataaacaaataaaataaaggcacgctGTCCactacaactggaaaaaaaagaaagaaagaaaaagaaaacagagggggACAACAGGGATTAATTATGCTTATAAAATGAAGTTGGCCATCAATTGAGTATTTACTATGTTCCATGAAAGAGGCATGTTTAAGGTAGAAACTGATATCCTTATTTTATGGATGAGCAAACTGAGTGATGGATGGAAAGATTAAGTAAACTGTAAGTAAACTGTTCTAAAAGCAGTAAGTGGCAGAGCAAGACTGAAAACCAGATTGTTCCTACTTCTAGTTCTTGTGCCTTTTTAAACCACTGTGCCATAACACtggtaaaaactaaaaaatttcattAACTATGTTTGCTATACAACATCTATGTTCAAAAACAAAaggtgtgggctggggttgtggctcagtgttagagcactggcttagcacatgtgaggcactgggtttgattctcagcaccacatacataaataaataatggtattgtgtccatctacaactaaaaaaatcaaaaaaagacaaaaaaaaaatgatctgaatGCCTCCTTTTCAACCAGATGCCTACAGTATGCAGATGAAAGCCTGATAGAAAACCTGAATTTCTTCTAGAAATAGTATACTTGCAAATATCCTTAGTTGTATTGGATAGGATGGATCAATCCCAAGAAATCATACATTTTCCTTATTGAAACTTCACTGCCACTCCTGCAAATGttcaatttatattataaattgtcCTCATGCTATCATTTGGCTAATGCCTTTTACTCAGATATGTTTCTTCTATCATTCCAAACAATTCAGATTCAgacttttgtttttggtttggtactgaggtttaaacccagaggcactttatcactgagtacaaacctaccttttttatttttaattttgagaaagggtcttgctaaattgctgaggctgatcttgaacttgcaattctttttttttttttttgagtctcctgagttgcttaattttgaaacataaccAATCACAGAAGATAAAATGAGTTTAACCAGTGACAATGCCCACAGACATCCAACAGAAACCTAAGTGTGTAAACATGCTGACTTAATCTGGAGAACTCACACTCCAAATTCAGCAGTGACCTACTTTCCTGAGATGATTAATTTGGAATTTGGCTCATCATAGGGAAAAGTATGTTTGGTTATCTTACCTGCTAAAAGTAATATAAGGCACACAGCAAAAAAGTCTGGGTACTCTGCAAGGCCAGTATAATTCATTTTGAAGTATGTTCTGAAAAACTGACCAATCTGCTTGCTAAGAAGTTCATCAAAGGTGCCACTCCATGCTCTTGCCACACTTGATGTACCTTCCCAAAATATAGAACattcagagaataaaaatcaaCAGCAGAAAATTAACATCATATGCTACTTGGTCTTATTCTAGGATTAACTTACATTAATTTACATAGATTGAAAATTTTAATcacattagaaaattattttaataattttgtaattaCACAATAGTATCAAATGCTCAAGTTCAAAACTGTAGAATCAGGTGACTTTATTTGCAATAaagaaccacatataaaatatatatatatatatattttttttaacatatatattttaaccataaataatatatatatattttaacatggGATTTTCAAACCCATTAGGAGACATATCTGGTATTGAAACAAAATCACAGAATTGgggcagggatgtagctcagtggtaaagtgctttagccagcatgcatgaggccctggcttctatctcaagcaaaataaataaataaataaaaccaatagaTCAATCAATTGATCAATCACAGAATTGTGCAATTGGAgacattttagaaatgagaaaagtgaGACACTGGGATCCAGTGACCCACGGGCGGTCAGGCAGCTACCAAGGAACACAGACCTGCACTCCTACCACCAGGCCTCTTGCTCAGGGGTGCTGCTTCTACCAGTCTACACAATTTAGATTTATCTGTGAAACGTACCTATCACATATGACAAGATGAGATTCCAGCCAGTGATGAAGGCCCACAGCTCGCCAACTGTAACATAAGTGTACAAATATGCAGACCCAGTTTTGGGGACTCGGGCCCCAAATTCAGCGTAGCAGAGGCCAGCCATCACGGACGCCAAGGCGGCGATGAGGAAGGAGACCACGATGCTGGGGCCCGAGTCAGCTTTGGCAACCTCCCCAGCAAGGACATACACGCCAGCACCCAGGGTGCTTCCCACCCCGAGGGCGATGAGGTCCATGGTGGTCAAGCAGCGGCATAGTTTGGAATCTTCCAGACTGTCTAGAGTGACAATTTTTCTCCGGATCAGACATCGGGCAAAAGTCAGCACTGCTTTGCAGGGAATCATTCTGAAGAGTGTAACCTgagtgggagagaggaggaggagggggtcaGAGGCATCTGGAAACAGCATCCCTCCATCTGGCGACCTGTCCTGTCCTGACTCAGGGTGACCGCATTCACTTTTTACCTGTTAACATGGTGTGGCTCAGAGCAACCACATGATGGAGGGTTGGGAGCTATGCATTTGCTAGAGCCCACTCACACTCCACACATAAGATGCCATTGAGTGGCTGATTTGGGAAGCAAAGGGTTAGCAGACCTGGGTGTTCAAAAGGATTTGTCACTTTTGTTcactttctaaaaatttaaaaaagtattctgtTGACAGAAATTCCAGGAGGTGGTTAATTTAGTCATTGCTCCAAGGAAGGAAGTAAATTGCCTCATCTGGTTAAGTTTGTTTCTATATCTATAAGCATTCAGGTATTTTAGACCTTACTAAATGTCAACTCAGGTATTTTAGACCTTACTAAATGTCAGGGGTTGTGCTACGAGTATGTACAGAAAGGTGTTACACAGATGTGTTCTCTAGCTTTATGGCATTTACAGTATAGCTTTGTCTAAAAGCAGGTAAAATGGTGATCGTGATGCAGTAGCCAGTCTGTGTGAACtagtttccttttaaaacaatGTAGAGCAGATGTGAACTTGCTAGGATAAAGAAACTGCCCTCAAAGCATGCTGAGATTATGTGACTAAAACTACTATTCAATCATGCTTTAAGTATGACTTCCTAtatttatttgagattttaaaagaaatacgtAAACCCAAAATCCATGTCaactattatatattattatttatagcctttttttaaaatggaagaaataaagaaggcaGAGAATCTTACTCCCCATtcctcattttatatttctaatatctGTTTAAACTTGATTCCAATGAATATGTACAAcctatgtataaaataaaaattagaaagctcTACATGGCCTTGTCTACAGAGACATGTGATTCAGCAGGCAAATTCTAAAGAATAGGAAACAGAATACAAATTGCTTATCagtcaataaaattttaactgaaaAGTCATGTTTGTTTTCACTTCATGTATTGTACTTCTACATAATGATCTTGTTGGCTTTGAATGTTGTTTCCTTCAACTTATTATATTCACCATCAATAATCTCAATTCATAAGATCACAACTTGACATCTTCCCTCAACAGGTTAGACCCTTATATGCTATAAAATAAACCCTTGAACATGTCTCAACCTTAATCTAAAgcttgtattaaaatattttatttgtaagaataaaataaagctacttTTCTATACTAAATCTAAATGACATTTATAAGAGAAAGAGATATTTCTGGAATGTGAACAAATCAGTATCACATTAATTCTGGCAGGTAAAATTAACCCACTGAACATTATTCATTGACATAAATACAAGTTCTCAATATTGAAGGCAGCTAATTCAAAGAATATAAAGCAACAtggaaaacaagtaaaaaatttcttggaagttaaaaataaacttttacacATCTTCAGTTTCTTCCACACCAAAACATAGCACTTTACAAGTGCTTGTTGAAAAATTTGCAACTTTGTCAATACTATATTTAGGCGTTGATAGCTATCCCTGTAAAACATATCTAGAGGATAAAGTAGGTACATGTTCTGCTTAAAAAGAATCAGAAAGTGGAAAGTAAAAGTTTTATGTAGAGTTCAATtaagaggggagggaagatgggagaaGGTATTTATTAAATGCTGAGTTTCTGTAACGTTTGAAGTATTTTTATACAGACCTGTTCGAAGATCAAGAATTAGGCACCACTGCTAAAGGAACAGTGCTTGGAAATGGTACACTGAATTTCACTAGAGATTTAAGATCATGGGACATGTCATACCCAACTGTAGGAATGCAAGAAGTGGGCAACAGAAAGAGGTATACCTATTTGTCATTTAACTAAATAAACGTTCATGAAGGACTAGCACTTGTTTAACCTTGACTTTTGtgaataaaagacacagattcTACAACTAAGCATAtataacagaggaaaaaaaaatcagaaagcaagCAAGGAAAACGAAGCAGGGATTCTTGATAAGATTGGGAATGAGCTTTTACTTTTAAAACctttttctgatattataatCACACTCATGTTTGTGAAATTTTGAGAGGAAAATATagcataaaaatgaaagaaaataaggaaaccaTTGTTACCCCAAATCAATAGATTAGTGGTCAGCTCTCCAATATAAAATTGAATGTCATTCACTTCAGATTATGTAGGAAGTAAAAAGTGAACCCTTTTAGAAATGTATCGCTTTCATCAGGTAAGACTGGATTTCTCCTGCTTGTCTCCTATTAAAGATGCAAAGTATTTTATGTGCAGATAGCTTTTCTATGTGGCTCTGGGGAAATAAGACACAGGTCCCAATTGTCAAGCATTCATTTGCTTCTGAGTAATTGAAAAGCATACGTCAGAAATTTCTCAGAACTGACAGGTTACTCAATGTCCTTTGCAAACAGTCTCAACTACGCATAGCCTGGTGAAATACCGATAATAAAAGCAGTGACACAAAACTAATTTTGTAGAAATATAATGGGATGGGAGAAAAGGAACATGAAAACATACTGGGTCAACTTAATGAGTCATTCTTAAATAAACATTCATCACATCCTAGTGGGCGTATCATACAGTGCTTAGtaactaaagaaaaaagataatctcatgcttttataaaatatatatatatatataatttgcagAGACagtgatatataaaaatagtGTGGCAACAAGGGAATGAGAAAAATGATATGTGTGTCCAGTGTTAGT from Ictidomys tridecemlineatus isolate mIctTri1 chromosome 14, mIctTri1.hap1, whole genome shotgun sequence encodes the following:
- the Slc7a2 gene encoding cationic amino acid transporter 2 isoform X3; translated protein: MIPCKAVLTFARCLIRRKIVTLDSLEDSKLCRCLTTMDLIALGVGSTLGAGVYVLAGEVAKADSGPSIVVSFLIAALASVMAGLCYAEFGARVPKTGSAYLYTYVTVGELWAFITGWNLILSYVIGTSSVARAWSGTFDELLSKQIGQFFRTYFKMNYTGLAEYPDFFAVCLILLLAGLLSFGVKESAWVNKFFTAINILVLLFVMVAGFVKGNVANWKISEEFLKNISANAREPPAENGTSIYGAGGFMPYGFAGTLAGAATCFYAFVGFDCIATTAVMAFLFDLKALVDMMSIGTLMAYSLVAACVLILRYQPGLCYEQPKYSPEKEALGSCADTASKSESQVIMLQQQGFSLRTLFSPSALPTRQSASLVSFLVGFLAFLILGLSILTTYGVQAISRREAWSLALLVLFLVLCIAIILTIWRQPQNQQKVAFMVPFLPFLPAFSILVNIYLMVQLSADTWVRFSIWMALGFLIYFAYGIRHSLEGNPRDEEDDEDAYSDNINTAAEEKSAIQPNDHHQRNLSLPFIFHEKTSEC